From one Thermodesulfobacteriota bacterium genomic stretch:
- a CDS encoding NAD-dependent epimerase/dehydratase family protein, translating into MQTILGSGGVIGRELAKALIKYTYKIRLVSRTPQKVNSTDSVFPCNLLEESKVSEAVKGSQIAYLTAGLPYDAKVWQSTWPELMKNVIEACKTHRVKLVFFDNVYMYDPNCVSHLTEETRINPLSKKGMVRAQIAQMILDEVEAGNLRALIARSADFYGPDNDKSVLGETVFKNLKNGKKANWLCSVNYKHSFTFTPDAGKATALLGNSAEAYNQVWHLPTAKAPLTGKEWIAAFAKEMNLNPKYRVAGKNMVRLLGLFDPLMKELVEMLYQYDQDYCFDSSKFESHYDLRPTPYLEGIRQIVEKEYDQKDSTK; encoded by the coding sequence ATGCAAACTATTCTAGGTTCCGGTGGTGTTATTGGCAGGGAGTTGGCCAAGGCATTAATAAAATATACTTATAAAATTCGATTGGTGAGTCGAACCCCTCAAAAAGTCAATTCAACAGACAGTGTATTTCCTTGCAATTTATTAGAAGAATCCAAGGTTTCAGAAGCTGTAAAAGGATCACAGATTGCCTATTTAACTGCCGGGTTACCTTATGATGCAAAGGTTTGGCAATCAACTTGGCCGGAACTAATGAAAAATGTTATTGAAGCGTGTAAAACACATCGCGTAAAGTTAGTTTTTTTCGATAATGTGTATATGTATGACCCAAACTGTGTATCGCATTTAACTGAGGAAACACGGATAAATCCTTTGAGTAAGAAGGGAATGGTTAGAGCTCAGATTGCACAAATGATTTTAGATGAAGTAGAAGCAGGGAATCTGCGGGCTCTGATAGCCAGATCTGCCGATTTTTATGGTCCTGATAATGATAAAAGTGTTTTGGGGGAGACCGTATTTAAAAACTTAAAAAATGGCAAAAAAGCAAATTGGCTCTGTTCCGTGAATTACAAACATTCTTTCACATTTACACCAGATGCCGGAAAGGCAACCGCTCTATTAGGTAATTCTGCTGAAGCATACAATCAGGTATGGCATTTACCAACCGCCAAAGCTCCTCTGACAGGTAAAGAATGGATTGCAGCGTTTGCTAAAGAAATGAATTTAAATCCTAAATATCGGGTCGCGGGGAAAAATATGGTCCGATTACTGGGCTTGTTCGATCCATTGATGAAAGAGTTGGTTGAGATGCTTTATCAATATGATCAAGACTACTGTTTTGATAGTAGTAAATTTGAAAGTCACTATGATTTAAGGCCAACACCATATCTTGAAGGTATAAGGCAAATTGTAGAAAAAGAATATGACCAAAAAGACTCCACAAAGTGA
- a CDS encoding nuclear transport factor 2 family protein: protein MSKAKNRATIEALVAAINGRDHEALDKVFTEDVAMEWPQSGERINGGQNRREIYSRFPSLPKVTPRRITGSGDVWVLEANLDYGDGEPYPCVFVFEMRGGLIAKEVAYWTKPFPAPAWRAPWVERM from the coding sequence ATGAGTAAGGCGAAGAACCGCGCTACGATTGAGGCGCTGGTGGCGGCGATCAACGGGAGAGACCACGAGGCGCTCGACAAGGTGTTCACCGAGGATGTAGCGATGGAGTGGCCTCAGTCCGGTGAGCGGATCAACGGCGGTCAAAACCGACGTGAAATCTACAGCCGCTTTCCGTCGCTCCCCAAGGTCACACCGCGGCGGATAACCGGCAGTGGCGACGTCTGGGTGCTCGAGGCAAACCTCGACTACGGCGACGGTGAGCCGTACCCGTGCGTGTTCGTCTTCGAGATGCGGGGCGGTTTGATCGCCAAGGAGGTCGCCTACTGGACGAAGCCTTTCCCGGCACCCGCGTGGCGCGCCCCGTGGGTCGAGCGCATGTAG